TCTATTTGGAAAGCAGAatgacaatttctttttctttttttttttttttgaggaagattagccctgagctaattgctgccagtcctcctctttttgctgaggaagcctggccctgagctaacatctgcacccatcttcctctactttctgtgtgggatgcctaccacagcatggcatgccaagcggtgccatgtcccacctgggatcccaacctgcaaaccccgggccaccaagaagtggaacatgtgcacttaaccactgtgccacaggccagccccagacaatttctaaaaaaatacatgaagatgTTTATAAACTTTGATGCAGCAACTGCACTTTGAGTTAGGTGTTGTAGAAAAATTCTTGAACATGTACTCTAGAAGGCCTATATAAAGGTATGCActataacattatttaaaaggTCAATGAATTGCTAACAACCTAATTGCCACCAGTAAGgcaatggatgaataaattggTGGTCTGTTTGTATAATGGAATACCATTGAATAAGAGGATGTTGAGTGACTGAAACAAATTGTACAAGATTATGTAAGGGTgctaatatatatttaaatttaaaacaagtgGAAAATACCATGGTTTACAGACAATACGTAGATAGGTAGTAAAGTGTCAAAATCTAGATAAAATTGATATTCACCAATTTCAGTATAGAAGTAACTTctggaaagaaatagagagaaaaggtGGTATCAACTGCATTTGCCACACTGTATTTacttaagagaaaagaagatgacGTGAATATGTCCCAATGTGTCCAAATGTCAACATAAGTTGTTAAATCGAGATGGTAGGTATAGAGTGTTGACAACATTGGTCTCTGCATTTGCCTATTTATTAGCACAGTcataaaaacatacaaacaaactattaaaacaatgataaaaaaacATAATGGAAGTTTTTATAGCAGGTTAGCCACagattagaaaaaattaatgaactagaagACAGATGAGAGTGAATATCTAGAttacagcaaaaagagaaaaaagcaaatgagacATATAGGATATGAGAATGGGTCTATAATGCTTGTCACTGGAATCccagaagaagggaagaaagacatCGAGGAAGCAACATTTGGAGCAAGcatagctgagaattttccaaagctGAAAAAAGACATCAGATTTCAACCATCTATTACCTTCAAACAGCTGATCtttcaaaaaaacaataaaaaagagaaaaaaataatagcatcttTGAatggctgaaagaaaaataatacaaatctctaattttatacttgaaaatattttttagaaaagttgaaataaagacAGTGTTAGACAAACAGAAAACTTAACCCTAAAACTTCAAATctaaaggaaatagtaaagaataGTCTTCAAATTTAAGTAAATGATTCAAAATGGAAAGtaggagaggcagaaaggaataagaaaatgaaaatcataaataTGTGGGGAAATCTAGATTAAGTGACTGCGTAAATCTATACATCTAGTGTTTTCTAGGGCTATATGTTTTTCAATCTAAGAGACCATAAACTGTTGATGTACCATTTATTTAATCTAATACTGTGAAATAAACTCATCcaagataaaaatttaataaaaaacaaaggacTATTTTAGtgcaagaataaataaaaaataaaactgccaaacagaaaagtattaaaatacacaaaagtaaTAGCATGCCAATCAGGGACGTAGTAAAGAGAGTACAGGAATATTCTAAGATTTTATACTGCCCAGGAAGAACGTAAAAAGGCCAATTAATATTAGACTTTGATGGTGAAGAAGTCATGCAATCTCTGGAGTAACTACCAAAAAGTTAGTAAGAGTAAATTCcaaattgatataaaaattacAGACTAATAGAAAGTACTAAATCAGtctaaaataaggaaagaaaaagaaaaagtaacactGAATAGACCATACACTGTAAGATTTAATAATTCTAAATCTATCTGTGCCTGATAACGTGGCTCCAACacatcaaataaaatgtttacagaatTCTAAGTAGAatacaatggaaaattttaatacaATTCTCTCAGTATGAGAAGAAGCAGACAAAAATCAGGGAATTGCCATCACAATGAATATGTTTTCTGATTATAATGGAATAAGGCTGAAACCTAAAGTAAAGAGATAACTAGAAACACACATATACTTATAAAttaagaattacatttttaagtaactcatgagtcaaagaaaaactcataatggaaattaggaagtattttgaactgaatgacaatgaaaatacattaaaatgatagCCTTAAATGCACAtagttgagaaaaagaaagggtaaACTGTGTGTGTCTAGCATCCATACAAGAAGTtagagagagaacagcaagttCAACACAAAGAAATTGGatggaaggaagtaataaagacGAGAACCGAAACtaatgagagaaaggaaaaaaaggcacagagggaagaaagagagagcaacAACAAGccaaaagttttttctttgaaaagactaattaAATTGGAAAACTACAACTACTgagattgaaagaagaaaaagaagaaagaaatagaggtgcacacacacatgaataatAGAAACTTCAAAGGAGAATATAATTTCATATTctgcagatattaaaaaaaataatgaatgacaATTGCAGTAAGGAGGACCTCAGCACTTTGtactggttaattttatgtgtaaacTTTATTGGCCACAGCCAGATAAAATTATTTCCGAGTGGGCCGtttgaatcagtggactcagtaaagtgGATGGCCCTCCTTAACGTGGGTGGGCATCAACCAATCCACGGAGGGCATACACAgaacaaaaagggagaagaaagagaaatttgttcctttttctgcttCACTGCCTGAGCAGAGACATTTCATCTCGTCTCATCTTCTCCTTCCCTGGCGCTGGGAGTTACACCATCGGCTCCCTGGTTCTCAGTTCTTCATACTTGGACTAAATTACACCAcaggctttcctgggtctccaacttgcagacagcagactgtgggacttctcagtctccataatcatGTAAGCCAGTTCCTCATAATAATTCTCCATATATAAATTATTCCTCATCatgtgtgtattagtcagggttagAATTGAGAAGCTTGTTTCTCTGGAAACACAATGAGGAAGACTTTATAACCATGCAAATGtgcaatatgttttaaaaactttataaaacatgaaatgtacttgcttttaaaattaacgATAATAGCATGTATCACACACTGTGTataagacactatgctaagtgtttttatctcctttatcTCAAAATACTAAGAGGTGggtactattttttttctcatttacagatgaagaaagaggggCTCGGGTGCCTTAAGCAACTTATCCAATTTTACACAGTGAGTGGGCCAAACATTAACTCAAGCTGAGAACTGACTTCAAAAcctatgctcttaaccacagtTTAACACTGAATGACAGTGATTGTTCCTTACTGGACAACTTCAAACAAACGCCCTTCTGGTAGGAAAGCTGAGGGAACTCTTGTGTTGATAGCTTTAGATGGCCACTTAGCCCTTTTGCCTATAACGTCCTCCTCTatgttcttgtttccttttttcctggctcagtctttctctctctccatcactctgtctttgtctctctctttctttacatGGTCAACAAATCAGCTTCTTAACTTCTTAGCATGCTCTCACCtctctgagaaagaaagaaagaaagctttgtTTTTCCAGATACTTACAAGTTAGAAGAGAATATTGAGCCATCCTCCCAGAGCCATGGGCCTTCCTTCTGATGGCGAGAAAGTCCTATCCAAAATGAATTATCAGGTTGGGAAGACACTTGCCTTGCTATAAATTCCTGTAGGGAAGCATAAATACAAATACCCGTCAAGGAGAGAGACGTAGAGATAGAGAcgatagagatagagagacaaagacagaagagacagagagactctTACAGACATTGAGAAAAAGACAACAGGTTAAATCACCTTGATGAAGGATGCATGCATACACTGGTTTAAACCGAGAGAAAAGTGCTGATTCTTGAATGCCATTGAGTGTTGCAAAAGGCATGTTTCATTTCTTGAgtcattattgtttaatttttcaataaaggATAGATCCCTAATGTCAAATTGTGCTGTCTCCATTCAGCTATCTGACAAAATCCAAGGATGACAGAGTCCCTAGGCAATTTCCATAGATGACAGAGCACTATCTTAGCCTCaaactgtaaataaaaatttacacaaCCTTAGTTAAACACTTCTCCGAGTTAGAtaacaacttaaaaataatttagtaccACTGCATGTTTTATGAATAAGTAATCTGAGGTTTAATGATGATATTTGAATTGTTAACAAATATAGCATAATACAGTAGCAATTATAGCAAAGTCTAAAAACCAGAAAGACTTCCagcctcattctctttctttgccaTGCATCTACTTCCATTAATTTTCAGATGAACTACAACTATTGGGTAAGATGTGACAGAAACGAAAAAAACTGAGACTAGTAAAAGTAAGTGGAGAAGTTATAGATTGTTTTAGTTTATAGTATAGGATGTTTCCTGactattaaccccttatcatagCCTATCTGAGTTCTATCCTTCATTAATGATGGATTGTAAGTCCCGCTTTTTCTGTAGAATTTTCTCTGTCAACAGAGATCTCTCTTTGAATTCTTATCACATTTGTTGCCAATATcagatatttaacttttaatagctgttgattgtttctttttttcttacaaattacATGAGCATTGCAATagcaagtttaattttttaacttctttgccTTTCCCAGTATTTTGCAAGGAGTAAAGGATTTATAAATGCATATTACAATTGCTGCTACTTTTCTTGATAATTATGATAAGGGggataattttccattttagcccaccaaatttaaaaagtgaactcCAAACCCATAAAAACGAGTAGTGGCCTGATTATTATAGTCGTGCAAACTTgagagcatttgaaaagatttgttttaaggtgaaatgtgcttattttttaaattagttaattaaaaatagcataaattaTATGCTTTACCTGCTTAATGCATGGTATTATAATTATGGAGAATATTAAAGACTTCCTCTTAGGGAAAATTATCATTACATAGAAACTACTTCTGTTTTTCCGCTCGGTATAGACCACAGATAATTATAATTGAAATTGGCACTTACTAATTCTTCTGAGCTGTCTATCTTCAGGAGAGTAGAGCCCAGTTGAGAGCACTGCCTTTTACTTCTATCCCATGAATCTAATGATGTACTAAACAGATAACAGCTATTCTCATGCATGATCCAGTTAGGGGGACAAGAGCTGACAAGAACTCCTGGAAATAAAAGATAAGCACAATGAGGTTCATATGATAAAAATTCACTCTTTCAGTGCAAGCACCATTCAGCCTGAGGACACTTCATAAATAATCAATGAATTGcaaataatatactttattttcaatTCAAATTATAGGGatgttattttacagaagagacaACATTAAAATTCCcccttcatttaaaatttaaaaattgagaactaTAAACAGCGTTTTAGACAGTcaactctcctttccttcttgacTTGTCTTCCATTCCTTCAAATTCATCCCATAACTCCCTTTATCAATGATAACTCTTAAAAAGAATCAACTTCAAGTTAATCATTGAAGAATACAGTAATTTCATATTAACGTTTTTTACAAGTGTGAGATCCATTTCAGAATGCAACTCTCCAAGTGAGAAAAGTAGAAGAGCAATTATTCACATTACATAGTATCTCTGTTTTGTATTATTAGCTACTTGATACAAATAGTGATGAGGTATGGGTCCAAAGATAGAAAATTGAA
This DNA window, taken from Equus przewalskii isolate Varuska chromosome 5, EquPr2, whole genome shotgun sequence, encodes the following:
- the CLEC7A gene encoding C-type lectin domain family 7 member A isoform X3 — its product is MEYHSGLENLDEDGYTQLDFSSRDITRRPVVSEKGTCAASPRWCPIAVTLGILCLVILVIAVVLGTMGVLVSSCPPNWIMHENSCYLFSTSLDSWDRSKRQCSQLGSTLLKIDSSEELEFIARQVSSQPDNSFWIGLSRHQKEGPWLWEDGSIFSSNLETSFSILTLTNTHMMRNNLYMENYYEELAYMIMETEKSHSLLSASWRPRKACGVI
- the CLEC7A gene encoding C-type lectin domain family 7 member A isoform X1; this translates as MEYHSGLENLDEDGYTQLDFSSRDITRRPVVSEKGTCAASPRWCPIAVTLGILCLVILVIAVVLGTMAIWRSNSGSNPLKNDNFPSRNKESCSQSTQSSLEESVAPTKTLTTKGVLVSSCPPNWIMHENSCYLFSTSLDSWDRSKRQCSQLGSTLLKIDSSEELEFIARQVSSQPDNSFWIGLSRHQKEGPWLWEDGSIFSSNLETSFSILTLTNTHMMRNNLYMENYYEELAYMIMETEKSHSLLSASWRPRKACGVI